The sequence AAGTAGGGACAGATGTCATACAGAATCCGCATGTAGGGATAGCAGCTCCTTGCTCTCTGGTGCACGACACTTGAGGGCCTGGTAGATATTAGTGCCAGAAGACTCATGCCTGGCGACTAGGCCTTCAATAATATAAGCACCAAGGCGCTGGATAGGTTCACCAGTAATGGAAACCACACCGCGGGCTTTCTCAACAAGTGTTTCGAAatcttcaatcttgttttccGATAATGCTTCCGCACATTTTACAAGCAATTGCTTCATGTTATTCAGCGGAATGTCTGCCACCTCTTTTAGACGCTTCTCTGGACGGTTTACATAACTACCCTGATATCTGGTTAAAGGATATTGGTGATGAGGGTTAGAGACCTGAACACATGACACTTGACTAGATGTCCTCGATCGGGACTTTGGGACTTgagctatttttgtttcatCCAATTCAGTGTTGGTGCTGGTTGTTACCTCATCAGAATCAGGAGCCATTAGGACAGTCTCTAGTTCTTGAAGGGCATGTCGAATGCTCTGGCCGGGAGGAAATGTAGGCTGAACTATGATGCCCCTGGATACCGTCTTggaaagaaatttcagcctgCCTGAATGAATTGCCGGAGTAATAGGAAGGACTGTACTGTTCCTGGCTATTGCTCCTTGCAGATCAAAGTTTCACAGTCGAACTGGCTAGACAGAGGAGAGTTTGGTGAAATTCctagattaaatttttattgaatccACTGGCCATTCAGAGTATGCTGGAGTGATCACGGATGAATGATTGTAAGAAATGTCAGCATCGGTGAATTCAGATCCGAAAAAAATTGTTGCATGTCCATTAGAAGGGAATGGCATCAATTTAAAAAGTTATCTGCATATTAATTATAGATTActcaaattacaaaaatgataGTAACATTCTTTATAGAAGACACACGCACAAAATACCAGCCGCTAAATATGCCATGTATATAAATGAAATATCAAATTTCAAAGTCTAGAAAGTTCTCAAATCATTCAAACAATTATCATAATTTCAAACAAGAATTGAAGACTCAAACAAGCACATTCAATTTCAACAATTCCAACTGTTTGATATGaacaatcaacaaaatcatcatagagAACCAAAAAGCAGAATTCTCAAATTGCTTGTATGGAAAAAACAATGGTATATTCACAGCAGCAATAAGTACAAGCATACATAAACAATGATATATTCCATATATCTATTAAATTAATTAGAACCTCAAACAAATGGTAACCTTATCGGTCATTCTACAATAAATGATATTTAGAAATCAATATCAACACAGCcttgaaattttgaattatctAAAGGTGACTTAAACCTGAAATTGGAAGAACACAAGGGGATAATAAATTGGACTTCATATTTGGCAAATCACTTTCATAAAACTAATTACTTGTATGGGAGGTATCCTCAGTTTTAATTTGACACACTAATGGGAGTCACCATCACCAGGCTTTCACCACACTAGAATGATGATTGATTCTGGCTTTACACCTCTAAATTAAAAACTTCCAATAATTGGAAAAAGCAAGCCAAGAAGCTAAaagcaaaagaattaaaaattaaactagGGCAAGTGGAGAGcataaaagacaaaagaaaatcaaaaaaagTTAAGGAATAATTACAAAAACAGtgtaaggaaaaagaaaatctttCTTAAATATTTTCCTGTAGAAGTGCGACAAGCTCACAAACAACCAAATTATTTTCACAGTGAATTCAATCAATCATTCCCTGAATTTTCACCAATCTATCAATCAGAAACCCATCCAGATTCCAAACCCATAGTTTCAATGAACACCAAAAAACTAGAACCGACATCTCTTCCCCTTGTTctttaaccataaaaaaaattctttccaacataattaaattcatgaaattctttcacaaaattctaaaatcTCTCCTttctgagaagaagaagaagaagaagaagaagaagaagaagaagaagaagaacatgcTCTTCATAACCAGCTTAAGAATACCTAAATCCCAACAAGGAATCATAACAACATCTAAACCACtatttccaaacaaaaaaacaatccaTAGTTTCTACAAGATCATCAAATCCAAACTTTGTTTCATTTTCCACAATCTCCATCTATCCATCCATTCACCTGAACCAAAACTCAAGcacaaaatttcatttaaatcaaaagaacacaaaaagcaAGATTCCAgctttataaaacaaaaaagaaaaacctcacCTTTCACCCCCAATGTTcaccaaaaaaccaaaaaaatctcaactttTTCCTCTCACTCCTCCTCGTCGTCGTTGCTTCGCAATCTAACTCCAAGACCAAGAACTCAAGCATTCACGAAAAAGAGCTCTATATAAAGAAACAGAGTGACACGGAAGTCAGCGTTCCCGCGGTCCTGTTCTTTGTTCTTTGACCGCACGTGCAATCTCCACGTTTCACCCTCCGATTCCCATCCAACGGTCCTCCTTCATTCTTCATCCACGTGAGCTGATCTATCGCCAATCACGACCGTGTATTACACGTGACAACCTGTCTACGATGCCGCCACGCGTGACGACATGTGAACGTGTCATTACATGGTGAACCCTCTATCCTGACGTGTCTCCCACCTCACTCACCGTCCGATCTTCATCCAACGGCTACAAACACGTATCTCATGATGCAACATCCACCGTTGGTCCCTGAGATGCCGACTTAAAATCTTTGTCCTTCTAGAAGCACCTGATGatgatctttatttatttatttaattagttccAGTGATTGTAATCTGTGAATATTATAACATGATTATGATTTCATGCAATTAGATGTCATGTTTGGATTCACTTATTaaagtgataaataaattatgttggTGGATGTTGAACTGGTCTGTAAGAAATTAATTTATTGGTTACCATGTTAATAAATCtctatattaaaataaagaaagatgGAACCATGGCATAAATCACACGCATGcattgaaaatatagaaaaagaaaaaggactAGATTAATGATGGAAAAGAATAAAGAGAAGATGGAATGGAACTTGAGTCCTTATGAATGACAAGGAAGGCACTATCAAAAGAGCAGCGCATGGTCTGGTTCACATGATATTGATGCCTTTTTATCAAGTGTGATCTCTAATGTGACACCATTTCCATTTGAATATCATGTCTTTGGCTCATCAACTAACTcacatttatcatttattttatcacaaaatcaaaaaaaaataaatagaataacACATGATTATTAGAAAAAGGCAAATTATGTTTTCGTGTCAGTGATACAATTTTATCGATGAGAATAATGACTCAGCTAGTAAGATGAAGTGTAGTCTTAAATTcttaaagttttataaaaataaaactgagTGACAATCAAAATACAAGCTACATTCACCAGTACATTCGgaattgataatataaaaataatttatcctcGATCTACTTCCATGTTGTGGGTTATATATATAGTcgactttaatttttattttaatatatatttatttgtgtgatttatttataaaaaaaatgggttTGATATTGGCTCTCAGTGTTGATAAAGTAACGAATCTAATGAGTATGGTTGAGGTGCCAATCTATATTTGGCTAGGTGCAATGTGGTTGACGGAACATGTtgaaataacaaacaaataatgcTTAGCAGGATCCATTTCTTCCGTACACGCATGACAAAGACATGAGTTGGATttttaaagtttgatttttcttttgtaagCGTTGATGACCCGAGTCAATgttgaaaaaaacatatgttGCTTCTTCGAAATTCACTTTGGTCTCTTTCTTAAGGTTGACctcataattaaaaagaaaaactcatttaattaaaaacccaacagtttatttaataaattcaaattcctACACATGAAACACACTCATCAGTAAAACATTAGCTCAAGGTTTACAAATTACTACAAAACAAGGTAAAAAGAGCAAGTGGGTTCAACAAGTAAAAAGCTCTTCAATGTTAGCATAGAGACCCACCTTCCCTGCCACTGAATCAAACCCTGATTGCCTGGCCAATTCCTGATAACTATCAAGTGGCTTGTGAACTCTGCCAGCAATCACTCTACAAACCAACAAAGCTTTTCTAACACCAACACAATGAGCTTCATGAAGCTCATCAATGGAttcaaaagctctcccacttgTAGCAGTTGTGAACACACCAATGCCACCTTTCTTCAAGTCTTTCTTAGTAGAGAAACCATGCCTGATAATCCTACACACATTGCATTTCTCTGAAGCACAGAGACTTGAAGAACCATTCATGCCCAATGAACACATAATTGTAGTGCCATAAAACCTCAGTAATTCATTACCATCAGCCAAGCAACGAGGGTGCTTCTTTGGGAGTTTACTGGCTCTGTTCTTAACCATTTCTCTGTGTTCTTCAAAGTGACCAAGAGTTTTCTGCATGTTATGAACTTTTAGAACCCTCTCTATTCTCCCACAACTGTTCTCATTCTTTAACCAGCTTGTTCTACAGATAATTTCCACAATCTTTCTTGAGGAATCACCTTCCAAAAGTTCAGTAACtggaaggaaaaataaaaagagacagTAGTTTACAGAGTTTAGTTTCTCAAGAGAAGTTATGAAGTGAAGAACTGACCTGCATGGTTGGAGAGATGATGAGCTTCTAAAGATTCCCACTTCCCAAAGTCCTTACCACACTTGTGGCATCTCATAATGGCAACAGTTTCATGAGATGATGTTCTTTTTGAAGGAGTTCTGATAGCAGCTGCTCTGGGAGAAGGATTGTACCTAAAGCCATGGTGGTGCCCTCCAGGGCCTGGTGTCCCAGGCTTAAGAGTGCCCACGTAGGTGGAGTTAACCCCATTGTCAACTTCATGGAAAGCTCCAAATCCAGTGATCTTGAGCTCATAGTTTGAGTTGTTGAGAACCACCTCATGGGTTATAGGGTTGAGGAACTCACTGCTCCCAATGGACCTTGGACTGCAACTTGGAGGTCTTTCTAAGCGCTTCTTGCTCCCATGGATAACATCTTTGAGGTTGGCTATGGATCTTGAGCAACCTGACCTTCCTGCTTTCCTTGTCAAGATGGTGTTCAAATGAAGCCTGGCCTTTGGATCATATACATCACACGGCTCAGATTTACACTGGAGAGACCTCTTGAGAGACATCCATACTGTAGACATCTCCCCTCCTCACTTgctcactcttcttcttctgtgGGCTACTTTACTTTCTTAGTTATAGACCACCAACTTTGAAGCATAGGCTGCATAGCATTAAATTCTAGGCAAACAAATAACTACAAGAGTACCTGCTGTATGTCTTGTTTTCATTGGTTGCGCACACAGCATACACACCTTCAAAAAGCTGTATATGTACCTGTCATTTGCTTCCATGTTTATGATTAGGCGTAAAAGAACATCATAAAAAGCTTTCCATCTCTTTATCAGAATTGGGTTTATCTCCACAGAAACAAATGCTACTCATGGAAACTTGAATGCCAAGTGATAGATACAGATGAAAGATGAAGGTATGATAAAGAggaaaacaacaataaatgaTGAAGGTAtgataataaagaagaaaaagaacaataaaaaataaatgcccTGCCAGAAACAACCAGTGGAACAGGTTAATGATGCCGTCATGGCGCTGTAAGCTGTAAAAACAACTGTCTAGTGCCAACGTGGTAGTGCCACTGTGGTGGTGAGAGAAAATTAATCAGAGTTTTTTATTCCGTGAATACAGTATCAATGCAAAGTCTTTTCTTAAGAGGAAGGTCACGGGCCTGACAGTAGCTCAAAATTGAAGAACATAGGCTCAACGAGTAAAACAAGTGAACTATTTATTACCCAAATAAACATTGAATCTATAAACTCAGAATGAAACCCATGACATGATATAATTTAATCAACAACACTGACAAGGTAATGAACTTAGACACGTTACAGAAGACCACTTGCACAGGTGGAAAGTATCAGCAAATTCACTCTCAGAATCAGTTCTCTCTAATTCTTTCTAGATCAAAGAAATGAGAAGCATAGCACATTCCAGCAATTACATAAAATTGGAATGAGATACTCCATTGAATGAGTCATATCATCTTTTTCATACCATTAAGAGTCTTTAATATGCCAAATTCTTAACCTGATTGCAGACCACgacaaaaatattacaaaaaaagtGGAAACCGGATTGCCAATAGAACAATTGAGCAACATGCAAAAGGGTTCATCATGCAAAATCATGCAAAATGAATTGATATCTAACAAATTGAAATGATTCATAGACAACAGGCAAACAAAAGCTGCAAATGGAAACAATCATCATCTTCACATCTGAATAACTCCACCATGTTACTATATCAGTAACTATTTAAATGGTCATCCCCTGAATACAACACTTAATTCtcaacaaacattaaaaaaatcatgaaccTTCCCTCATAAACTTTCAAGGATTCAAACAATACTAAAAAAATCTTTGCACATGAAGCGTTGTTCAAACTCTCAGAAATGGCATTCATCAgttggaaaaaaatcaaacaaagaaatttaTGCTACCAGAGATAGGCATAAAGATTAGGCCTTCTCTATTTCCAATTATGTTCAGCTCCAGATTACAAGCTCAGCACAaacatcccaagttcatacAAGTCCAGCCACTACCACTACCACCACCATTCACCATCCAACTGAGTTAAGTACAACAAACAAAGGAGAAGGAAATTAAGAGGAGCTGAAACCTTTGTCTAGTTATCATCATCAGCAGGACCAGCCTTTGAAGACCCAGTACCAGCCTTCTTTGGGAGCAACAGGTTGTGAATGTTAGGCATCACACCTCCATTAGCAATGGTGACAGCACCCAGAAGCTTGGACAGCTCCTCATCATTCCTTACTGCCAATTGGATGTGTCTGGGCACTATTCTGGTCTTCTTGTTATCTCTAGCCGCATTGCCAGCAAGCTCCAACACCTGATGGACAAAGTCAAGATTAGAATCAAAAGATAGAAAATTGAAATTCAAAAGAACGCTTAATAACCAACAAGAATTTCACTAGGTCAAGAATTGGGGCTAACGATTTCGAAATTTCTATTCCAAACACCGTTGAATTAGAAAACCCAGATCACAAATTCCTAAAGttccaaaattaaaagaaaaccagcAAATAATATGCCAAAAACCGTGGAATAATTCCAACCAGACGGCAAATTGGGAGAAAACTTATGAAAAATGAGTACCAAATTAACTACCAAACCATCCAAAAACGagcaaaaacatgagaaaaattaGTTTGCGAGTAGAAGTGAATCTGATCCATACCTCCGCAGCAAAGGTACTCAAGAACGGCAGCGAGATAGACAGGGGCACCAGCACCAACACGCTCGGCATACTTGCCGGCCTTGAGGAACCTTGCTATCCTCCCAACGGGGAACTGAAGCCCAGCTTTGCTACTCCGCGAAGTCGCCTTCTTCGAAGCTCCGGATCCGATGGCCTTCCCCCTGCCGGCCATGGCGTCAACGagatctagggttagggttagtgTTTCGAATAACAAAGACGAACGCTACTTTGAAAATTCTTTGAGAACTCTCTCTTATTTATAGCATGAGTCCGGTTTCGATCAAACCAATGGCAAAAAAGCTCAAGGATCGTTGATATTAGCCGTCCGATCATCTTATGTGGACGGTTGGATATTGCGTTCTTTAAAAAAGGGTTTCCCTTATATAAGGAGTCGTCGTAATATTTgagcattattttaattaattatttgaggaattatgattttattagcaAAATAGAGGAAGGCCATGTAATGTTTAAAAAgtcataaatcaaataaataagttattatttatagaaaaataattgataactGCTAACTAATAAAgaggtttttaaataaaaaatatataaagaagtGCATGGTCACTGTGGATGACATAAGCTAACCCAATAATTTGAGATCATCATAATGGCCCTGAAAAATGGGTATTATTCcatgctatgtttttttattgattgaagTAACATTCTTAGTAGGTGGGAAATGAGACTATTTTCGCTGAAGTTATAACTGCAataattttccttttatttaacttaatttttttttaaaaaaaataaattatatataataaacacaaGACAAgagtaaaatgacattttaaaTCTCCTAGTTTATCATGCTATGCAGTATTgactttttaactaaaaaattatatgaatacaaataaataaactataatttattaatgaaaaaaactagttacaaaaaaataagaaagtagatatttaaagaaaaagaaccaCAAGTGCAATgatctcttaaaaaaataatcaacgaGTAAGATTATCCTTTGATAAGGATATGATCATcgattataaataaaaaattgatgtaatataaaaaaaattctcattgaAAAAACAGTACGAAATACATAATAGAAAATTATTACTTTTACCACTAGTAATAATTGGGTGAAGAGACTAAACAAGATTAGCACACTCTCAGTTGTGCTTCACTTTGTGTCTTGTGTTTATTGATGACATAAACAAGATTTTGTTCTCATTGATGACATAAAATGATGATTGGAATTGTCTCACCAGAGCTccaaaacaaattaacaaaattgagATTGGGTTTAATATTAGTAGCCTAGCCATGAAGCTTGTCCTTCCCCTACTGATGGCATAatactttttttgtttattttcactgtatatgttttcctttgaaGTCATACCAACCCATCAAAGAcagctaaaagaaaatatatttttttatattaaaaaaatattgtagtcATTGTCACTTCTACTCCTagtaaacattaattatttgttattgaCTGCTAGTTTCTTTCCTACTTGcatcactataaaaaaaaaattcttaataaaattatgatttattcattaaaaaattacaatgaaAAAAGAAGGTTGACAAAAAGTTTCAAAAAAATGCACTAAGCTATACAGTATACGTCTGATTGAGGTAGATCTCGTAGTTCTGAGAGCttcttaaattataattaactttTGGAACCTTTTATAAGAGTTATATATAAAGATTATATGGCAATAAATTATCCTAAGAGATTAGTTAAGTCATCATAATTAATGTACCTTTATACCTATTTACCTTTCGCTTTGTCGGTtactgatttttataaaaataaataaataaataaataaaatcgataaaccataatttatgtgaaaaaaaatatccTCACCTCAAATTTCAAACcaactaaaaaatatatcattcctAGGGACTCTGATTTTATGGATATATTAAATGTGTGGCCCCAGTAATACCTGAATGGATAATCAAACAAGTGCACACAACTGATCACAAGAATACACAGTTACAGCTTGCTACTCTCCCACAAGTGCCATGGCTACTTCTCTAACCAGCATCAATGGAGCTTCCCAAATCCTTCTCCCAAtgccaaaaccaaaaccaaaaccaaaaccaaaaccaaccCAAACAAAAGCACAACTCTTCCAAGAATCTCCATTGCAATCACTCAACAACACCTTACAAACATCTAGGAGAACATCCATTGGTCTCTCAGTAGCCATTCTCTTCAACCAAGCTACTTCCATGTCCTTGTTTGCTGAAGAGGAGAATAATGGTTTTTGGTTAACAGGCCCTTTACCTGTCCCTTCAGTCTCTAATGGTGAGCTTCAGCTTTTCTAAACTCAGTGCTATAGTTTCATTTTTCTATCTCATTGTTCTTGTGACACTTTTTCATCAGATATAGCTAACAAGGGAGACAGGGACAAGAACTTTCATTAAGAAAGGTGTTTATATGCCAAACATTGGGGTGGATGGAAGCAAGTATAGACTGAGAATGTGTGCATTTGATTTATTAGCACTTGGGGACATGCTTAGCCAAGATACATGGAACTATTTCAGGAAATACCTTTGCCTCAAGTCCACCACCATGTATTTTGACTTTGATAAGGTCATAACTGCAGCTTCTGATGATCAGAAACAACCTCTGTTGGACCTGGCAAACAAACTGTTTGATAATGTGGAAAAGGTAATCCATATTTCAAGCATTTCCATTCTTAGTTTTCAAAGTTAAGCAGAggaatttattgattttgttaattGGCAGCTTGAAGATGCTGCAAAGCAGAAGAAAGCAGAAGCTGCAAAAGCATTCTATGCTGATACTGAAGTGCTTCTCAAGGATGTGATGACCAGAATGCAAAAGCCTGAGCCTGTAGGTTGATGTATGAGGATTCAAACTAAACCATtttcaatgaaattattatCTTAGTTGCAACCACTAATGAAAAAAGGTTCCAGATATAATGGCAATGAAATCATGTGAGAATTtgagtaattatatatatatatatatatatatatatataaaccaactGAGCCGTGCAATCATGCATTCATTTAGATCCATCTCGTTGATCACCTGTTATGCTGTACTACTAGTAGTTCAGGATGGTCTTATACAAGCAGCTGCATTTCCAATGTCTTCCATTCAACAATGGGACTCTTGTCTTGGTTAAGACTCAGTAGCACCAAGTCATCCACTCAGGCCACTCCTGGCTACTTTGAGACAGTTCCGGCAATGAACGGAGCAGTCGAGTGCCACGGCCCCGCCGACTTGACTGTGTTTGAGTTCGGTTCTAGCAGGAATGGTGTATCTCTTGCAGGTTACTGTCAGGTCTCCAATGAGTTTCAGCCTTGCAAGTGGGAGCTTGGCACTGCCTCTGGACCTGAGGTTCCTCTCTTCAAAGTGCTCTTTTAGATGATTTATTATACTTCTTCATGTCATGATCTttgttaaataaagaaaaagaaaaacttgtttGTCAATCTCATTTCAAGAAAGGAATACAGATATATATGTGGTATGTTTGTAGTTaagcttaataaaaatttacatttatgtTGATTGATGAGTTGTGTTATTTATATTGGATTAAAAAACTTTATGAAAAGAAGGGCTAAGAAGAGAATAAC comes from Dioscorea cayenensis subsp. rotundata cultivar TDr96_F1 chromosome 15, TDr96_F1_v2_PseudoChromosome.rev07_lg8_w22 25.fasta, whole genome shotgun sequence and encodes:
- the LOC120278120 gene encoding photosynthetic NDH subunit of lumenal location 3, chloroplastic-like translates to MPNIGVDGSKYRLRMCAFDLLALGDMLSQDTWNYFRKYLCLKSTTMYFDFDKVITAASDDQKQPLLDLANKLFDNVEKLEDAAKQKKAEAAKAFYADTEVLLKDVMTRMQKPEPVG
- the LOC120278121 gene encoding probable histone H2A.2, translating into MPSVLVLVPLSISLPFLSTFAAEVLELAGNAARDNKKTRIVPRHIQLAVRNDEELSKLLGAVTIANGGVMPNIHNLLLPKKAGTGSSKAGPADDDN
- the LOC120278118 gene encoding uncharacterized protein LOC120278118 produces the protein MSTVWMSLKRSLQCKSEPCDVYDPKARLHLNTILTRKAGRSGCSRSIANLKDVIHGSKKRLERPPSCSPRSIGSSEFLNPITHEVVLNNSNYELKITGFGAFHEVDNGVNSTYVGTLKPGTPGPGGHHHGFRYNPSPRAAAIRTPSKRTSSHETVAIMRCHKCGKDFGKWESLEAHHLSNHAVTELLEGDSSRKIVEIICRTSWLKNENSCGRIERVLKVHNMQKTLGHFEEHREMVKNRASKLPKKHPRCLADGNELLRFYGTTIMCSLGMNGSSSLCASEKCNVCRIIRHGFSTKKDLKKGGIGVFTTATSGRAFESIDELHEAHCVGVRKALLVCRVIAGRVHKPLDSYQELARQSGFDSVAGKVGLYANIEELFTC